The following proteins are co-located in the Blastopirellula marina genome:
- a CDS encoding phage portal protein yields the protein MKTTAKNQLDPIRECRELRAQIESHYLRQELDWIEQKQAATNRRVSESWREPTLGRTSVVDVPFHQGSPVMPDVASDRASGDYRPIFQTEWDLAVIRGIARYLAQSAFGQGILGNLRNYIIHTGFDYAATARRGHDAPRGLVQQVQRIIDRFLADNRWELDFEQELCDAEHIDGEVILALEQQGHQVRVRRAEPAWLTEPADTDYLERRLGSASQLKWRYGVATDAADATQVYGYFIQWNGDAHSWRFYSPRRVMHLKANTPRHVKRGLSDFYPVQNDLVGATELLRRMMKGAGIQASIAMIIEAVQGSGSLGIGDAANLGGNLVRAADSPHLHVRSDGRYQAERISDWSAGTVIDTKGKKFQAGPMAGAQAANFVRVLSAGLRAAGVRWNLPEHMISGDASNNNYASILESSSPFVRKIEAEQERLTKAYERMLWSVIRMQFECGRLNLRRYGMNWNDLTQCLNVIVTGSSPAVRNRADDFRVDAQLHEMGIVSAHSLATKYDWDPTEEREKQVPLDQP from the coding sequence ATGAAAACGACAGCCAAGAACCAGCTAGATCCTATCCGCGAATGCCGCGAGTTGCGGGCTCAGATTGAGTCGCACTATTTGCGACAAGAGCTCGATTGGATTGAACAGAAACAAGCGGCCACGAATCGCCGAGTCAGCGAGTCGTGGCGCGAACCAACCTTAGGACGCACCTCCGTAGTCGACGTGCCGTTCCACCAGGGATCGCCCGTCATGCCCGATGTGGCGAGCGATCGCGCCAGCGGCGACTATCGCCCTATTTTCCAGACCGAATGGGACCTGGCAGTGATTCGTGGCATCGCTCGCTACCTTGCTCAATCAGCGTTCGGGCAAGGGATCCTCGGCAATCTTCGCAACTACATCATTCATACCGGCTTCGACTACGCCGCCACCGCCCGCCGCGGACACGATGCCCCCCGCGGCCTGGTGCAGCAAGTGCAACGCATTATCGATCGCTTCTTAGCCGACAATCGGTGGGAGCTCGATTTCGAGCAAGAGCTATGCGACGCCGAGCATATCGACGGTGAAGTGATTCTCGCCTTGGAACAACAAGGCCATCAGGTGCGCGTCCGCCGGGCCGAACCTGCCTGGTTAACCGAGCCGGCCGACACCGACTATTTGGAACGTCGCCTCGGTTCCGCTTCGCAGCTGAAGTGGCGCTACGGCGTTGCTACCGACGCCGCAGATGCCACGCAGGTCTACGGCTACTTCATCCAATGGAACGGCGACGCGCACAGCTGGAGGTTTTATTCGCCTCGGCGGGTGATGCATTTGAAAGCGAACACGCCACGACATGTGAAGCGCGGCTTGAGCGACTTCTACCCAGTGCAAAACGACCTCGTTGGCGCCACCGAACTGCTGCGACGCATGATGAAAGGGGCCGGCATTCAAGCCTCGATTGCCATGATCATCGAAGCAGTGCAGGGGAGTGGCAGCTTAGGGATCGGCGATGCGGCGAACCTGGGCGGCAACCTCGTTCGTGCCGCCGACAGTCCCCATTTGCATGTTCGTAGCGACGGCCGCTATCAAGCCGAACGGATCAGCGATTGGTCCGCCGGAACGGTGATCGATACGAAGGGTAAAAAGTTTCAAGCCGGCCCCATGGCCGGAGCCCAGGCCGCGAACTTTGTGCGAGTACTTAGTGCCGGGCTGCGAGCCGCTGGCGTTCGCTGGAACTTGCCAGAACACATGATCAGCGGCGACGCCTCGAACAACAACTACGCGTCGATTCTCGAAAGCAGTTCACCGTTTGTTCGCAAGATCGAGGCAGAGCAAGAGCGTCTCACCAAAGCGTACGAGCGCATGTTGTGGAGCGTGATTCGTATGCAGTTCGAGTGCGGGCGTCTAAACCTCCGCCGCTACGGCATGAACTGGAACGATCTGACGCAGTGCCTCAACGTGATCGTCACTGGATCAAGCCCAGCGGTACGCAACCGTGCGGACGATTTCCGTGTCGATGCCCAGCTGCATGAGATGGGCATTGTTTCCGCCCACAGCCTGGCCACCAAGTACGACTGGGATCCGACCGAAGAACGGGAGAAGCAGGTCCCGCTCGATCAACCGTAA